The following coding sequences are from one Motacilla alba alba isolate MOTALB_02 chromosome 4, Motacilla_alba_V1.0_pri, whole genome shotgun sequence window:
- the CTSO gene encoding cathepsin O isoform X1, with product MARRPMAALALLLCLLRPGRAALTAPAGTRLRHGDGREREGAAAALRESAERIRLLNSLSKDNTTAVYGINQFSHLFPEEFKAIYLRSIPHKLPRYIKVPKGKEKPLPKKFDWRDKKVIAEVRNQQTCGGCWAFSVVGGIESAYAIKRNTLEELSVQQVIDCSYNNYGCSGGSTVSALSWLNQTKVKLVRDSEYTFKAQTGLCHYFEHSDFGVSITGFAAYDFSGQEEEMMRMLVSWGPLAVTVDAVSWQDYLGGVIQYHCSSGRANHAVLITGFDRTGSIPYWIVQNSWGPTWGIDGYVRVKMGGNICGIADTVSAVFV from the exons ATGGCGCGGCGGCCGATGGCGGCGCTGgcgctgctgctgtgcctgctgcggccgggcagggccgccCTCACGGCGCCCGCGGGCACCCGGCTGCGGCACGGAGACGGCCGGGAGCGAGAGGGAGCGGCGGCCGCTCTGCGG GAAAGCGCTGAAAGAATTAGATTATTGAATTCATTATCAAAAGATAATACAACTGCTGTCTATGGAATAAATCAGTTTTCTCACCTGTTTCCTGAAGAGTTCAAAG CTATTTACTTGAGAAGCATACCTCACAAACTTCCCAGATACATAAAAGTGccaaaggggaaggaaaagcctCTGCCGAAGAAGTTTGACTGGAGGGACAAGAAAGTCATTGCAGAAGTGAGAAATCAGCAGACA TGTGGAGGCTGCTGGGCTTTCAGCGTTGTAGGTGGCATAGAGTCTGCCTATGCAATTAAAAGAAACACCCTGGAAGAGCTCAGTGTTCAGCAAGTTATTGACTGCTCATACAATAACTACGGCTGCAGCGGGGGATCCACTGTTAGCGCTTTGAGCTGGCTGAACCAG ACCAAAGTAAAACTCGTGAGAGATTCAGAATACACTTTTAAAGCTCAGACAGGACTGTGCCATTATTTTGAGCACTCAGATTTTGGAGTTTCAATAACAGGATTTGCTGCATATGACTTCAG TGGTCAAGAAGAGGAAATGATGAGGATGCTTGTCAGCTGGGGCCCTTTGGCAGTGACAGTTGATGCAGTTAGCTGGCAGGATTATCTCGGTGGAGTCATACAATATCACTGCTCCAGTGGGAGAGCAAACCATGCTGTTCTTATCACTGGTTTTGACAGAACAG GTAGCATTCCTTACTGGATTGTACAGAACTCTTGGGGGCCAACGTGGGGAATAGATGGCTACGTTCGTGTTAAGATGGGTGGCAATATCTGTG GTATAGCAGATACAGTTTCAGCAGTATTTGTTTGA
- the CTSO gene encoding cathepsin O isoform X2 → MGLTRIWRRFCISPNHKESAERIRLLNSLSKDNTTAVYGINQFSHLFPEEFKAIYLRSIPHKLPRYIKVPKGKEKPLPKKFDWRDKKVIAEVRNQQTCGGCWAFSVVGGIESAYAIKRNTLEELSVQQVIDCSYNNYGCSGGSTVSALSWLNQTKVKLVRDSEYTFKAQTGLCHYFEHSDFGVSITGFAAYDFSGQEEEMMRMLVSWGPLAVTVDAVSWQDYLGGVIQYHCSSGRANHAVLITGFDRTGSIPYWIVQNSWGPTWGIDGYVRVKMGGNICGIADTVSAVFV, encoded by the exons ATGGGGTTAACTCGTATCTGGAGACGTTTTTGCATATCTCCCAACCACAAG GAAAGCGCTGAAAGAATTAGATTATTGAATTCATTATCAAAAGATAATACAACTGCTGTCTATGGAATAAATCAGTTTTCTCACCTGTTTCCTGAAGAGTTCAAAG CTATTTACTTGAGAAGCATACCTCACAAACTTCCCAGATACATAAAAGTGccaaaggggaaggaaaagcctCTGCCGAAGAAGTTTGACTGGAGGGACAAGAAAGTCATTGCAGAAGTGAGAAATCAGCAGACA TGTGGAGGCTGCTGGGCTTTCAGCGTTGTAGGTGGCATAGAGTCTGCCTATGCAATTAAAAGAAACACCCTGGAAGAGCTCAGTGTTCAGCAAGTTATTGACTGCTCATACAATAACTACGGCTGCAGCGGGGGATCCACTGTTAGCGCTTTGAGCTGGCTGAACCAG ACCAAAGTAAAACTCGTGAGAGATTCAGAATACACTTTTAAAGCTCAGACAGGACTGTGCCATTATTTTGAGCACTCAGATTTTGGAGTTTCAATAACAGGATTTGCTGCATATGACTTCAG TGGTCAAGAAGAGGAAATGATGAGGATGCTTGTCAGCTGGGGCCCTTTGGCAGTGACAGTTGATGCAGTTAGCTGGCAGGATTATCTCGGTGGAGTCATACAATATCACTGCTCCAGTGGGAGAGCAAACCATGCTGTTCTTATCACTGGTTTTGACAGAACAG GTAGCATTCCTTACTGGATTGTACAGAACTCTTGGGGGCCAACGTGGGGAATAGATGGCTACGTTCGTGTTAAGATGGGTGGCAATATCTGTG GTATAGCAGATACAGTTTCAGCAGTATTTGTTTGA
- the TDO2 gene encoding tryptophan 2,3-dioxygenase: MSQCPFAGKNYLFNFSKLSLEDENDDKSQEGINKASKGGLIYGEYLQLNKILNAQELESEKKGKKIHDEHLFIVTHQAYELWFKQILWEMDSVRVIFQNGHVRDERNMLKVITRMNRISLILKLLVEQFSVLETMTALDFFDFRYYLSPASGFQSLQFRLLENKIGVPQSLRVPYNRRHYRDNFKGQDHELLLQSEQEPTLLQLVEAWLERTPGLDSEEFDFWGQFEENVLKGLEEEFALIQAKAESEDKDDLLSEFQKQRDVLLSLFDEKRHEHLLSKGERRLSYKALKGALMIYFYREEPRFQVPFQLLTSLMDLDVLMTKWRYNHVCLVHRMIGGKAGTGGSSGYHYLRSTVSDRYKVFVDLFNLSTFLVPRHWIPKMNPSIHKFLYTAEYCDSSYFSSDDSD, translated from the exons ATGAGCCAGTGCCCCTTTGCGGGGAAGAATTACCT aTTTAATTTTAGCAAGCTATCTTTGGAAGATGAAAATGATGACAAATCTCAAGAAGGAATAAATAAAGCCAGCAAAGGTGGGCTTATCTATGGAGAATACCTACAA ctgAACAAAATATTGAATGCTCAAGAACTTGAGAgtgagaagaaagggaaaaaaatccatgatgAGCATCTTTTCATTGTGACACATCAAG CATATGAACTTTGGTTTAAGCAGATTTTGTGGGAAATGGACTCTGTGCGAGTGATCTTTCAAAATGGTCAT gTAAGAGATGAGAGAAACATGCTGAAGGTTATTACTCGAATGAACAGAATTTCACTGATTCTGAAATTACTTGTGGAACAGTTCTCAGTTTTGGAAACTATGACTGCATTGGACTTCTTTGATTTCAG ATACTACCTAAGCCCAGCCTCAGGTTTTCAGAGCCTGCAGTTTCGCTTGCTGGAGAACAAGATTGGTGTTCCTCAAAGCCTGAGAGTCCCTTATAACAGAAGGCATTACCGTGATAACTTCAAGGGACAGGATCATGAACTACTGCTTCAATCAGAGCAAGAACCAACACTACTGCAACTTGTGGAG gCATGGCTGGAAAGAACTCCGGGACTTGATTCCGAAGAATTTGATTTCTGGGGACAATTTGAAGAGAATGTTTTAAAGGGCCTAGAAGAGGAATTTGCCTTGATACAG GCCAAAGCAGAATCAGAAGACAAAGATGACTTATTGTCTGAATTCCAAAAGCAGAGAGACGTATTACTTTCATTATTTGATGAAAAACGCCATGAACATCTGCTCAGTAAAG GAGAGAGACGGCTGTCCTACAAAGCACTGAAGGGGGCCTTGATGATCTACTTCTACAG GGAGGAGCCTCGTTTCCAGGTTCCCTTTCAGCTCCTCACCTCCCTTATGGATCTGGATGTGCTCATGACAAAATGGAGAT ATAACCATGTCTGTTTGGTGCACAGAATGATTGGTGGCAAGGCTGGCACTGGAGGCTCATCAGGCTACCACTACTTGCGCTCAACAGTGAG TGACAGATACAAGGTGTTTGTGGATTTGTTCAATCTTTCAACATTTCTAGTGCCACGACACTGGATACCAAAGATGAACCCAAGCATTCATAAATTCCTTTACACGGCAGAATACTGTGACAGCTCCTACTTCAGCAGTGATGACTCTGACTAG